In Haloimpatiens massiliensis, the following are encoded in one genomic region:
- a CDS encoding DUF4064 domain-containing protein, protein MKRTAEFVLGLIGGILGIIITFITLVGAISLLLGNEPVESTETVFTVIYIIGLILSIVGLVFACRVNKNSKVSGIMMIIAGVGVFLCNLLNVASLILFLIAGIMCLTRKVESKNEQIIQ, encoded by the coding sequence ATGAAAAGAACAGCTGAATTTGTACTAGGACTTATAGGGGGAATTTTAGGTATAATAATAACATTTATAACTTTGGTTGGAGCTATTTCTTTGTTGTTAGGAAATGAACCAGTAGAGAGTACTGAGACTGTATTCACAGTAATATATATTATAGGTTTAATATTATCAATAGTTGGTTTAGTTTTTGCTTGTAGAGTAAATAAAAATAGTAAAGTTTCTGGCATAATGATGATAATTGCAGGAGTTGGAGTTTTTTTATGTAATCTCCTTAATGTTGCCTCATTGATATTATTTTTGATAGCTGGAATAATGTGTCTTACTAGAAAAGTGGAATCTAAAAATGAGCAGATAATACAATAG
- a CDS encoding CCA tRNA nucleotidyltransferase — MVDFSITDFLNEDEKYIFNILVKYFKRNNIRAYVVGGSVRDTLLRTPPKDVDIAVEGDVQFIIKKLPLIDKVIYHERFKTSSVYFKNGVQFDMITCREETYAKYGSLPEVYPATIVEDLARRDFTVNAVAYDIINNCLIDPYNGIEHIKQKNIKKIKKDSYREDPTRIFRAVRYSVRYGFSLEDEEEILRCIEENTFSSISYDRIMKEIVLMAGEERWKQNIYECFRLNIMKSSENFLIENKLFLKDCLNIRLCSIYRILNDSNVKNIFKNNSMLEKSLKKAFREYDRVEIELLKCRDNSCIFNLLDKCNVYHLILLGYNKNLTYKLLNYMNLKYNYKEIKAKYILELGIEKGRLIHDIIEEVKRVRLNTFLEIDENYLRNNIGEILNGIEHKNT, encoded by the coding sequence ATGGTGGATTTTTCTATAACGGATTTTTTAAATGAAGATGAAAAGTATATTTTTAATATTTTAGTGAAGTATTTTAAAAGAAATAATATAAGAGCTTATGTGGTAGGAGGATCAGTTAGAGATACTTTATTAAGAACACCACCTAAAGATGTTGATATAGCAGTAGAAGGGGATGTTCAATTTATTATTAAAAAGCTTCCATTAATTGATAAGGTTATTTATCATGAAAGATTTAAAACTTCTAGTGTATATTTTAAAAATGGAGTTCAGTTTGATATGATAACATGTAGGGAAGAAACTTATGCCAAATATGGTTCATTGCCTGAAGTTTATCCAGCAACCATAGTTGAAGATTTAGCTAGAAGAGATTTCACTGTTAATGCAGTGGCTTATGACATAATAAATAATTGTTTAATAGATCCGTACAATGGAATAGAGCATATTAAACAAAAAAATATAAAAAAAATTAAAAAGGATTCCTATAGAGAAGATCCTACAAGAATTTTTAGAGCGGTAAGATATTCAGTAAGATATGGATTTTCATTAGAAGATGAGGAAGAAATATTGAGGTGTATAGAAGAAAATACATTCTCTAGCATAAGTTATGATAGGATAATGAAAGAAATAGTACTCATGGCAGGAGAGGAAAGATGGAAGCAAAATATATATGAGTGTTTTCGATTAAATATAATGAAGTCATCAGAGAATTTTTTAATTGAAAATAAATTGTTCTTAAAAGATTGTTTGAACATTAGGCTTTGTAGCATATATAGAATTCTTAATGATTCTAATGTAAAGAATATATTTAAAAATAACTCAATGTTAGAGAAAAGTTTAAAAAAAGCTTTTCGGGAATATGATAGGGTGGAAATAGAATTATTAAAGTGCAGGGATAATAGTTGTATATTTAATTTATTAGATAAATGCAATGTTTATCATTTAATACTTTTAGGATATAATAAAAACCTTACTTATAAATTACTTAATTATATGAATTTAAAATATAATTATAAAGAAATAAAAGCTAAGTATATATTAGAGTTAGGAATAGAAAAAGGAAGGCTAATTCATGATATAATAGAAGAGGTAAAAAGGGTAAGATTAAACACCTTTTTAGAAATAGATGAAAATTATCTAAGAAATAATATAGGAGAGATATTAAATGGCATTGAACATAAAAATACATAA
- a CDS encoding DUF5694 domain-containing protein — translation MINGFSKPKVLLLGTFHMGKTPDMYHTEVGNLFSKTRQQEIRDVVDRLKRFNPTKVALEIVTEDDKVINNKYKAYVNGQFQLEGREQHQLGFRIASELGHERIYPIDWMDVGVATRPFGEVYEWTKTNQPELFNEIFQKEVFNNNANKSILEMYQSYNEPDKIKKSHELYINMARIGYVREYVGISWLTWWYQRNLTLFSNICRLVESADDRILVIIGSSHIYLLNQFLRESNMVELVDVNKLLLSND, via the coding sequence ATGATAAACGGCTTTTCAAAACCTAAGGTGCTTCTTCTTGGAACGTTTCATATGGGGAAAACGCCAGATATGTATCATACAGAAGTAGGCAATCTTTTTTCAAAAACAAGACAGCAAGAAATACGTGATGTTGTAGATAGGCTAAAACGTTTTAATCCAACCAAAGTGGCATTAGAAATTGTCACAGAAGATGATAAAGTTATAAATAATAAATATAAGGCATATGTCAATGGACAGTTTCAATTAGAAGGAAGAGAACAACATCAGTTGGGATTCCGAATAGCTTCAGAATTAGGCCACGAAAGAATATATCCTATTGATTGGATGGATGTAGGCGTTGCTACTAGACCTTTTGGTGAAGTATATGAATGGACAAAAACAAATCAGCCGGAATTATTTAATGAAATTTTTCAAAAAGAAGTTTTTAATAATAATGCAAATAAAAGTATATTAGAGATGTATCAAAGTTATAATGAACCAGATAAAATTAAAAAAAGTCATGAACTGTATATCAATATGGCTCGTATTGGCTATGTGAGAGAGTATGTTGGCATTAGTTGGTTAACATGGTGGTATCAACGCAACTTAACGCTTTTTTCAAACATTTGTCGTTTGGTAGAATCAGCTGATGACAGAATACTAGTAATTATAGGAAGCAGTCATATCTATTTATTAAATCAATTTTTGAGAGAGAGTAATATGGTTGAGTTAGTAGATGTTAATAAACTGCTTCTATCTAATGATTAA
- a CDS encoding ECF transporter S component: protein MKTNTKKLTTLAMLSAIAYIIMVLGRIPIVMFLKYDPKDVIITIGGFIFGPLSAFIISVLVSFVEMFTVSDTGFIGFIMNIISTCAFACTAGYIYKRNHTLKGAVYGLITGSILMTIVMLLWNYLIAPIYLGYPREAVAKLLIPAFLPFNLLKGGLNAALTMLLYKPLVNSLRRSNLIPESSKSNPVKKINLGVTLISGLILVTCILLVLVLNGTI from the coding sequence ATGAAAACAAACACTAAAAAACTCACAACATTGGCAATGTTAAGTGCTATTGCCTATATTATTATGGTTTTAGGACGTATTCCTATAGTAATGTTTTTAAAGTATGATCCTAAAGATGTTATTATTACTATTGGAGGATTTATTTTTGGTCCGTTATCAGCATTTATTATTTCAGTGCTAGTTTCTTTTGTGGAAATGTTCACTGTTAGTGATACTGGTTTTATAGGTTTTATTATGAATATCATTTCTACATGTGCTTTTGCATGTACAGCAGGTTATATTTATAAACGAAATCATACACTTAAGGGAGCTGTATATGGACTTATTACTGGAAGTATTTTAATGACAATAGTTATGCTTCTTTGGAATTATCTTATTGCTCCAATTTATTTAGGGTATCCTAGAGAAGCTGTGGCAAAACTATTGATTCCAGCATTTTTACCTTTTAATCTTTTAAAGGGTGGATTAAATGCAGCCTTAACTATGCTTTTATATAAACCTTTAGTAAATTCCTTGAGAAGAAGTAACCTTATTCCTGAGTCATCGAAATCTAATCCAGTTAAAAAAATTAACCTTGGGGTGACACTTATTTCCGGTTTAATACTAGTTACATGTATTCTTTTAGTATTAGTATTAAATGGAACAATATAA
- a CDS encoding D-alanyl-D-alanine carboxypeptidase family protein has product MFSWIISVKGEPIKDKNGKSIYINARYAIAMDAKTRRVLFEKNSYDLVPIASTTKIMTSLVALNYGNLKDKIVISKKAATINGSQVGYKEGEEISIEELLYGLMFRSGNDAAIAIAEGTAGSVENFCNLMDEYAYSIGALDSHFESPHGLDSENHYSTAYDLALITAKAKEIDKFNEIVGDKEVTAEEKGFTRSYNNINKILWQIPEANGVKTGYTGGAGKCLVTSVDMDGNDIIIVVLNSPTRWNETKKIYNNIKENYEFKEVVKKDEIMASMNINKRNKVHLLCSEDIVLPLKKGENYVKNIVVKEDINNVQIKKGEEIGKITIEDEKGNLIYQKPLISNKTINSSNKTEGRFKKLKEFFK; this is encoded by the coding sequence ATGTTTTCGTGGATAATTTCAGTTAAGGGTGAACCTATAAAAGATAAAAATGGAAAAAGTATTTATATAAATGCTAGGTATGCCATTGCAATGGATGCTAAAACTAGAAGAGTTTTATTTGAAAAAAATTCATATGATTTAGTTCCTATAGCTAGTACCACAAAAATAATGACTTCTTTAGTGGCTTTAAATTATGGAAACTTAAAAGATAAAATAGTTATATCTAAAAAAGCAGCTACTATTAATGGATCACAAGTAGGATATAAGGAAGGTGAAGAAATTTCTATAGAGGAGCTGCTATATGGTCTTATGTTTCGTTCAGGAAATGATGCTGCTATAGCTATAGCAGAAGGTACTGCAGGCTCAGTAGAAAATTTTTGCAATCTTATGGATGAATATGCCTATTCCATAGGAGCGTTAGATTCTCATTTTGAAAGTCCTCATGGATTAGACAGTGAGAACCATTATTCTACAGCTTATGATTTAGCTCTTATAACAGCTAAGGCTAAAGAAATAGATAAGTTTAATGAAATAGTAGGAGATAAAGAAGTAACTGCAGAAGAAAAAGGATTTACTAGATCATATAACAATATAAATAAAATACTTTGGCAAATACCTGAGGCCAATGGAGTTAAAACAGGGTATACAGGAGGAGCGGGAAAATGTCTTGTAACATCGGTAGATATGGATGGTAATGATATAATAATAGTGGTTTTAAATTCTCCAACTAGATGGAATGAAACAAAGAAAATATACAATAACATAAAAGAAAATTATGAATTTAAAGAAGTGGTCAAAAAAGATGAAATAATGGCTTCTATGAATATAAATAAGAGAAATAAAGTTCATTTACTTTGTAGTGAGGATATTGTATTACCTCTTAAAAAAGGCGAAAATTATGTAAAAAATATAGTAGTAAAAGAAGACATAAATAATGTACAAATTAAAAAAGGTGAAGAAATAGGAAAAATAACAATAGAAGATGAAAAGGGAAATTTAATATATCAAAAACCATTAATATCAAATAAAACCATAAATTCATCAAATAAAACGGAAGGAAGATTTAAAAAATTAAAGGAATTTTTTAAATGA
- a CDS encoding FAD-dependent oxidoreductase gives MKVIIIGGGWAGCAAAITAKKAGAEVYLYEKTDMLLGLGNIGGIMRNNGRFTAAEEIIALGAGDLIDLTDENSTHRNIEFPGHDHAWLYNVNKIEPAVKNHLLDMGINLNLISRVIDVKKGNDKIEGIYLSNGDYVEGDAFIETTGSTGPMGNCLRYGNGCSMCVLRCPAFGPRVSLSSRAGVEDLQGEREDDVLGAFSGSCKLCKESISNEILEELEETGVVVLKVPNEDVNLDKLKIKVCQQYALKEFAENVILLDTGHVKLMTSYYPLEKLRKIKGLENAKYIDPYAGGKGNSIRYLSVAPRTDDMKVKGIDNLFCAGEKSGLFVGHTEAICTGSLAGHNVVRWALGMPPLILPKATAIGDIISYANYKMTTKEGRRKRYTFAGAEYFSRMKELGLYTIDVEEIRKRISKLNLSGIMSDKLI, from the coding sequence ATGAAGGTAATCATTATAGGGGGCGGTTGGGCTGGTTGTGCTGCAGCTATAACTGCTAAAAAAGCTGGTGCAGAAGTTTATTTATATGAAAAAACAGATATGCTTCTAGGACTTGGAAATATAGGCGGCATCATGAGAAATAACGGAAGATTTACGGCAGCAGAAGAAATAATAGCTTTAGGAGCTGGCGATCTCATAGATTTAACAGACGAGAATTCAACTCATAGAAACATAGAGTTCCCTGGACATGATCATGCATGGCTATACAATGTCAATAAAATAGAACCAGCCGTAAAAAATCATCTATTAGATATGGGAATTAATTTAAATTTAATTTCTAGAGTTATTGATGTAAAAAAAGGTAATGATAAAATTGAAGGTATTTATTTATCTAATGGAGATTATGTAGAGGGAGATGCATTTATAGAAACTACAGGTTCTACAGGACCCATGGGTAACTGTTTAAGATATGGAAATGGCTGCTCCATGTGTGTTTTAAGATGTCCTGCTTTTGGCCCTAGAGTAAGTCTAAGCTCAAGAGCTGGAGTTGAAGATTTACAAGGAGAAAGAGAAGATGATGTTCTAGGTGCATTTAGTGGCTCCTGTAAACTTTGCAAGGAGAGCATATCAAATGAAATATTAGAGGAGTTAGAAGAAACGGGAGTAGTAGTTTTAAAAGTTCCTAACGAAGATGTAAACCTAGACAAATTAAAGATAAAAGTATGTCAACAGTATGCATTAAAAGAATTTGCAGAAAATGTAATTTTACTGGATACAGGACACGTTAAACTTATGACTTCCTACTACCCATTAGAAAAATTAAGAAAAATAAAAGGGTTAGAAAATGCAAAATACATTGATCCATATGCTGGAGGTAAAGGTAATTCCATAAGATATCTTTCTGTTGCACCAAGGACAGATGACATGAAGGTAAAAGGAATAGATAATCTGTTCTGTGCTGGAGAGAAATCTGGGCTTTTTGTAGGGCATACAGAAGCTATCTGCACAGGAAGCCTAGCTGGACACAACGTGGTAAGATGGGCTCTCGGCATGCCACCTTTAATTCTTCCAAAAGCCACGGCTATAGGAGATATAATATCCTATGCTAACTATAAAATGACCACTAAAGAAGGAAGAAGAAAGAGATACACCTTTGCTGGTGCGGAATATTTTAGCAGAATGAAGGAATTAGGACTTTATACTATAGATGTAGAGGAAATCAGAAAAAGAATAAGTAAGTTAAATTTAAGTGGCATAATGAGTGATAAATTAATTTAA
- the ytfJ gene encoding GerW family sporulation protein — translation MENNPIETFMKTTMENIKDMVDVNTIVGTPIESKDGSLVLPISRVSFGFVAGGSEFANCKASGDNPDFPFGGGSGAGVTVKPVAFLVIKPDSLRLLSLDQKNTYDKVIDTMPQIIDTIKDMPIFKDKKNSKKDKKEQCKEEE, via the coding sequence ATGGAAAACAATCCTATAGAAACTTTTATGAAAACTACCATGGAAAATATTAAGGATATGGTAGATGTAAATACCATAGTGGGTACACCTATAGAATCCAAAGATGGCTCTTTAGTACTTCCAATTTCCAGAGTATCTTTTGGTTTTGTAGCTGGAGGCAGTGAGTTTGCAAATTGTAAAGCCTCTGGAGATAACCCCGATTTTCCTTTTGGAGGTGGCTCTGGAGCTGGTGTCACTGTAAAACCTGTAGCATTTTTAGTAATTAAACCAGATTCTTTAAGACTTCTTTCCCTAGATCAAAAGAACACTTATGACAAAGTAATAGACACTATGCCTCAAATCATAGATACAATAAAAGATATGCCTATATTTAAAGATAAAAAAAATAGTAAAAAAGATAAAAAAGAACAATGTAAAGAAGAGGAATAA
- a CDS encoding DUF2953 domain-containing protein, translating to MFYIFLIALIIILFPIPLKFKLVFNNKELKIFIYKKEIKSFNEFDLNKTLDNLKNKKAKKQDTEDEENIKNKKQKNKAFSKVFFHICLNNFFKPTLKINFNINFGFNDASITAMTYGFINTIPGFIYNMLCKLFKIKWFKFNVKPIFNNQIIYIEISSIIFVNLVKVIYISLKFTFLYFKEKKFMKKSKNKKAKVKFGGGI from the coding sequence ATGTTTTATATCTTTTTAATAGCCTTAATAATAATATTATTTCCCATACCTTTAAAATTTAAATTAGTATTTAATAACAAAGAATTAAAAATTTTCATTTATAAAAAAGAAATAAAATCTTTTAATGAATTTGATTTAAATAAAACTTTAGATAATCTAAAAAATAAAAAAGCTAAAAAGCAGGATACTGAAGATGAAGAGAATATTAAAAACAAGAAACAAAAAAATAAAGCTTTTTCAAAAGTATTTTTTCATATTTGCTTAAATAACTTTTTTAAACCTACACTAAAAATAAATTTTAATATAAATTTTGGATTTAATGATGCTTCCATAACTGCCATGACTTATGGATTTATAAATACTATTCCTGGATTTATATATAACATGCTATGTAAGCTTTTTAAAATTAAATGGTTTAAATTTAATGTAAAACCAATATTTAATAACCAAATCATATATATAGAAATTAGTAGTATAATTTTTGTAAATTTAGTTAAAGTTATATATATATCATTGAAGTTTACTTTTTTATATTTTAAAGAAAAAAAATTTATGAAAAAATCTAAAAATAAAAAAGCTAAAGTTAAATTTGGAGGAGGAATATAA
- a CDS encoding segregation/condensation protein A produces the protein MALNIKIHNFEGPFDLLLHLIKKNQMDIYHIRIHEITKQYMNYINSMKEMDLEITSEFIVIAATLLEIKSRMLLPKVTVDKDQESEEDPEEFLLKKLIEYNKFKKAAEFFKEKEIVTGATFGKKPEIIEEKKNNNEEDFLKNVTMLKLFNIYSELMSNYLNKLNKNSSIEKELLIDNFKVEDKMAVLKYKIQESQKLKFSDVMKECRKKMEVIVTFLALLELVRLRVVKAYQQDNFNEIFIERIEEKDGIYEPDGDRDSVSKE, from the coding sequence ATGGCATTGAACATAAAAATACATAATTTTGAGGGGCCCTTTGATCTTTTATTGCACCTGATTAAAAAAAATCAAATGGATATATATCATATTAGAATCCATGAAATTACAAAGCAATATATGAATTATATAAATAGTATGAAGGAAATGGATTTAGAGATTACATCAGAATTTATAGTTATAGCTGCAACTCTTTTGGAAATAAAATCAAGAATGCTTTTGCCTAAGGTCACTGTGGACAAGGATCAAGAATCAGAAGAAGATCCAGAAGAATTTTTATTGAAAAAACTTATAGAGTATAATAAATTTAAAAAAGCTGCAGAATTTTTTAAGGAAAAAGAAATAGTAACAGGAGCAACTTTTGGAAAGAAACCAGAAATCATTGAAGAGAAAAAGAATAATAATGAAGAAGACTTTTTAAAGAATGTAACTATGCTTAAATTATTTAATATATATAGCGAACTTATGAGTAATTATCTTAATAAATTAAATAAGAATAGTTCAATAGAAAAGGAACTTTTAATTGACAATTTTAAAGTAGAAGATAAAATGGCCGTGTTAAAATATAAAATACAAGAAAGCCAAAAGTTGAAATTTTCAGATGTAATGAAAGAGTGCAGAAAAAAAATGGAGGTTATAGTGACATTTTTAGCTCTTTTAGAGTTGGTGAGGTTAAGAGTTGTAAAAGCATATCAACAGGATAATTTTAATGAAATATTTATAGAAAGGATAGAAGAAAAAGATGGAATATATGAGCCAGATGGAGATAGAGACAGCGTCTCAAAAGAATAG
- a CDS encoding sulfide/dihydroorotate dehydrogenase-like FAD/NAD-binding protein: MDYEIIDCIDAGSEFCPCKLAESNECILCSQMSGKKFCDCINWKGVCIYQEYFWNGNKAKEERKEYICKVISKKNLQQCVIELGIVVPHKLAVNLCHPGSFIFLKTPNTKEFYNTPISIMDVDTQENLIKIMIEIKGVKTKKIDEIGEGEDISIKGPYWNGVQGIKNIYASKEKTSLVIFRGIGQAPAVPVIKKLYSNGNNIICIADKGGYEDIYIKDYLQMYNCKVYYVDTLKNGELTEEVKGLIQDILIDKDVNLVHIAAQDILIYLIVNYIHDENIKLSCCNNAKMCCGEGVCGCCTARYKGHKIKRLCKVQTDPRNLFEGRRFI, from the coding sequence ATGGATTATGAAATAATCGACTGTATAGATGCTGGTAGTGAATTTTGCCCTTGTAAATTAGCCGAGAGCAATGAATGCATACTCTGCTCCCAAATGAGTGGTAAAAAGTTTTGTGATTGCATAAATTGGAAGGGAGTATGCATATATCAAGAATATTTTTGGAATGGAAATAAGGCTAAAGAAGAAAGAAAAGAATATATTTGCAAAGTAATTAGTAAAAAAAATTTACAGCAGTGTGTAATAGAGTTAGGCATAGTGGTACCTCATAAATTGGCAGTGAATTTATGCCATCCTGGCAGCTTTATATTTCTTAAAACACCTAATACAAAAGAATTCTACAATACACCAATATCCATAATGGATGTGGATACTCAGGAAAATTTAATAAAAATCATGATAGAAATAAAGGGTGTAAAAACTAAAAAAATAGATGAAATTGGAGAGGGAGAAGATATTTCTATTAAGGGACCTTATTGGAATGGAGTTCAAGGTATTAAGAATATTTACGCCAGTAAAGAAAAAACTTCTCTAGTTATATTTAGAGGAATAGGTCAGGCTCCGGCAGTTCCAGTTATTAAAAAACTTTATTCCAATGGCAATAATATAATTTGTATTGCGGATAAGGGAGGATATGAAGATATATATATAAAGGATTACCTTCAAATGTATAACTGTAAAGTTTATTATGTGGATACTCTTAAAAATGGGGAACTTACAGAGGAAGTGAAAGGGTTAATACAAGATATTTTAATAGATAAAGATGTAAATTTAGTTCATATAGCAGCTCAGGATATACTTATATATTTAATAGTAAATTATATACATGATGAGAATATAAAGCTTTCTTGCTGTAATAACGCCAAAATGTGCTGTGGAGAAGGGGTATGTGGTTGCTGTACTGCTAGATATAAAGGGCATAAGATAAAAAGACTTTGCAAAGTTCAAACAGATCCTAGAAATTTATTTGAAGGGAGAAGATTTATATGA
- a CDS encoding D-alanyl-D-alanine carboxypeptidase family protein has product MKRFNKFAISLFLLLCFSVQNAIVTLAQEPDASGIDVEAKAALLMEPTTGEIIYEKNSKEKFAPASVTKVMTMLITIEAIDSGKIKLSDKVTVSENAKKMGQGGNSSMLLETGEIRTVEELLKGIAIASGNDASVAMAEYLAGSEENFVNIMNKRANELGMKDTTFKNCHGISVDGHLTTAYDISIMSRELLKHPKILKYTGTYMETISEGRKSPIGLVNHNKLVRFFKGCDGLKTGYTSEAKYCISATAVRDGVRMLTVVMGAPTYKIRNKEASTLMNYGFSKFGVEKIITKGKDLGKIDLNKKGDRFFMVRSNDDLNIVVPKGEKAKIDKKFVIDKGKKEYKKGEKVGYCEVYVGGKLYTKIPIYSDRDIKANTILDNIKENMQKIFDNAV; this is encoded by the coding sequence GTGAAAAGGTTTAATAAATTTGCTATAAGTTTATTTTTACTTTTATGCTTTTCAGTTCAAAACGCTATAGTAACATTAGCACAAGAGCCTGATGCATCTGGAATAGATGTTGAAGCTAAAGCGGCATTACTTATGGAACCTACCACAGGAGAAATAATATATGAAAAAAATTCTAAGGAAAAATTTGCTCCAGCTTCTGTTACTAAAGTAATGACAATGCTTATAACTATTGAGGCCATAGATAGTGGTAAAATAAAACTTTCAGATAAGGTGACTGTAAGTGAAAATGCTAAGAAAATGGGTCAAGGTGGCAATAGTAGTATGCTTCTAGAAACTGGTGAAATAAGAACAGTAGAGGAACTGTTAAAAGGTATTGCTATAGCATCAGGTAATGACGCCTCTGTTGCCATGGCTGAATATTTAGCAGGAAGTGAAGAAAATTTTGTAAATATCATGAACAAAAGAGCTAATGAGCTAGGGATGAAAGATACTACTTTTAAAAATTGTCATGGAATATCAGTAGATGGACATTTAACCACAGCATATGATATATCTATAATGTCTAGGGAACTTTTAAAACATCCTAAAATACTTAAGTACACAGGAACTTATATGGAAACTATATCTGAGGGAAGAAAAAGCCCTATAGGACTAGTAAATCACAATAAGTTAGTTAGATTCTTTAAAGGTTGTGATGGATTAAAAACAGGGTATACTAGTGAAGCTAAGTATTGCATATCTGCTACAGCAGTTAGAGATGGTGTGAGAATGCTTACAGTAGTTATGGGGGCCCCTACATATAAAATACGTAATAAAGAAGCCTCTACCCTTATGAATTATGGATTTTCCAAGTTTGGAGTAGAGAAAATAATTACAAAGGGAAAAGATTTAGGGAAAATAGATTTAAACAAAAAAGGTGACAGGTTTTTTATGGTAAGGTCTAATGATGATTTAAATATAGTAGTTCCAAAAGGTGAAAAAGCTAAAATAGACAAAAAATTTGTAATAGATAAAGGTAAAAAGGAATATAAAAAAGGTGAAAAAGTAGGATACTGTGAAGTATATGTAGGAGGTAAATTGTATACTAAAATACCTATTTATAGTGATAGAGATATAAAAGCCAATACAATACTAGATAATATAAAAGAAAATATGCAAAAAATATTTGATAATGCTGTGTAA
- the scpB gene encoding SMC-Scp complex subunit ScpB, which produces MEYMSQMEIETASQKNRLFSIVESLLFVSGEPMKSKYIASILEYSKEKIEDFMQEMIESYGDDSRGIKIIKIDDSYQIVTKPENSVYIQKLLNVNVRQSLSQAALETLAIIAYKQPITRIEIEEIRGVKCDKAVVNLVEKGLVKECGRKEVPGRPILYATSDTFLKHFGLESLGDMPDLSEFEEHIVEEEKFNEDSANIENITNIKEIEEE; this is translated from the coding sequence ATGGAATATATGAGCCAGATGGAGATAGAGACAGCGTCTCAAAAGAATAGACTTTTTTCTATAGTAGAATCGCTTCTATTTGTAAGTGGAGAGCCTATGAAATCTAAATATATAGCTTCTATATTGGAGTATTCTAAAGAGAAAATAGAAGATTTCATGCAGGAAATGATAGAGAGTTATGGTGATGATTCTAGGGGAATCAAAATAATTAAGATAGATGATTCATATCAAATAGTTACAAAGCCAGAAAATAGTGTATATATACAAAAATTATTAAATGTAAATGTAAGACAATCTCTATCTCAAGCAGCACTTGAGACTTTAGCTATAATAGCTTATAAACAGCCTATAACTAGGATAGAGATAGAGGAAATAAGAGGGGTTAAATGTGATAAAGCTGTGGTAAATTTAGTAGAAAAAGGTCTTGTAAAGGAGTGTGGAAGGAAAGAAGTACCAGGAAGACCTATATTATATGCAACAAGTGATACATTTTTAAAGCACTTTGGTTTAGAAAGTTTAGGAGATATGCCGGATTTAAGTGAATTTGAAGAACATATAGTGGAAGAAGAGAAATTTAATGAAGATTCAGCTAATATAGAAAATATAACTAATATAAAAGAAATAGAAGAGGAATAA